From Acidihalobacter aeolianus, a single genomic window includes:
- a CDS encoding LOG family protein, translated as MRVAAYCGSSHGNEPHFRREAQNLALALGRNKMDLVYGGGKVGLMGALADAAIAAGVHVIGVIPQFLADHELAHPHVHQLLVVNDMHERKAAMAQQADAFIALPGGPGTLEEIIEAWTWAQLGLHAKPCAFLNVDGYFDELLAFIDKMIVKGFMNPAYKDMLILSDGADDLLSQIEAYRPPQSKWGSPR; from the coding sequence ATGAGAGTCGCCGCCTACTGCGGTTCCAGCCACGGGAACGAACCGCACTTCAGACGAGAAGCCCAGAATCTGGCCCTGGCGCTCGGCAGGAACAAGATGGACCTCGTGTACGGCGGCGGGAAAGTCGGCCTGATGGGGGCGCTGGCCGATGCGGCGATTGCGGCCGGTGTGCACGTCATCGGCGTCATTCCCCAGTTCCTGGCCGACCACGAACTCGCCCACCCGCACGTGCACCAGTTACTGGTCGTGAACGACATGCACGAACGCAAGGCCGCCATGGCTCAGCAGGCCGATGCCTTCATCGCCCTGCCCGGAGGGCCGGGCACCCTGGAGGAAATCATCGAGGCCTGGACGTGGGCCCAGCTGGGTTTGCACGCCAAACCCTGCGCCTTCCTGAATGTCGACGGCTATTTCGACGAACTGCTGGCCTTCATCGACAAAATGATCGTCAAAGGTTTCATGAACCCAGCCTACAAGGACATGTTGATCCTCTCTGACGGTGCCGACGACTTGTTGTCACAGATCGAGGCCTACCGGCCGCCGCAGTCCAAATGGGGAAGTCCACGCTAG
- a CDS encoding IS630 family transposase (programmed frameshift) codes for MSSCSLKRDGRKVSRAALQEMRLLALQRMNEGESPAAVATSFGLHRGGAYKVRAKAHGRGHGKRALLSRKGTGRPRRLTAAQERRVFRWINGKNPRQYGFDFGLWTRQLVRELVAQRFGVTLSRASIGALLARVGLTPQKPLQRAYQRDPEAIARWVKETYPAIARRAKREKAEVFFWDESGFRTDAVHGKTWGAKGQTPVVERPGQRQSISAASAVNAKGAFWFETYPGALTGEWFVHLLKNMMAERGRPVHLIIDGLPAHKKAIVKEYVASTAGALTLHVLPGYAPDLNPDELVWSHAKRTGVARNPLRKGEKLKGRVAAQLQSMADNPALVRSCFEHPSVACISDC; via the exons TTGTCTTCATGTTCCCTGAAGAGAGATGGACGCAAGGTGTCGCGCGCTGCGCTGCAAGAGATGCGGCTGCTGGCCCTGCAGCGAATGAACGAAGGCGAGTCGCCAGCCGCGGTGGCCACCTCGTTCGGTCTGCACCGCGGTG GGGCCTACAAGGTACGGGCCAAGGCCCACGGTCGTGGGCACGGCAAACGCGCCTTGCTCTCGCGCAAGGGCACAGGGCGCCCGCGCCGCCTGACTGCTGCGCAAGAGCGCCGAGTCTTTCGGTGGATCAACGGCAAGAACCCGCGTCAGTACGGCTTTGACTTTGGCCTGTGGACGCGCCAACTCGTGCGCGAGCTGGTTGCCCAACGCTTTGGGGTGACGCTGTCGCGGGCGAGCATCGGGGCCTTGCTCGCCCGCGTGGGCCTGACACCGCAAAAACCCCTGCAGCGCGCCTACCAGCGTGATCCCGAAGCGATCGCGCGCTGGGTCAAGGAAACGTACCCGGCTATTGCCCGGCGCGCCAAGCGCGAGAAGGCCGAGGTGTTTTTCTGGGACGAGTCGGGCTTTCGCACCGATGCCGTGCATGGCAAGACCTGGGGCGCTAAAGGCCAGACCCCCGTGGTGGAACGCCCCGGTCAGCGTCAGTCGATCTCGGCGGCCTCGGCGGTCAACGCCAAGGGCGCCTTCTGGTTCGAGACCTACCCAGGAGCCCTCACCGGGGAATGGTTCGTGCACCTGCTCAAGAACATGATGGCCGAGCGCGGGCGGCCGGTGCATCTGATCATCGACGGCTTGCCAGCGCACAAAAAAGCCATCGTCAAAGAGTATGTGGCCAGCACGGCAGGTGCGCTGACGCTGCACGTCTTGCCGGGCTATGCACCAGACCTCAACCCGGATGAGCTGGTCTGGAGCCACGCCAAGAGAACAGGCGTGGCGCGCAATCCATTACGCAAGGGCGAAAAACTCAAGGGCCGGGTCGCTGCTCAGCTTCAATCCATGGCTGACAATCCCGCGCTCGTCAGGTCATGCTTCGAGCATCCTTCTGTTGCCTGTATTTCTGACTGCTGA